A genomic stretch from Desulfoplanes formicivorans includes:
- a CDS encoding carbohydrate ABC transporter permease, whose product MKINVKLVALTTYLVFLVLPLYWLLNMSFKTTDEILGAFNLIPEHFTLANYAMIFTDPSWYMGYVNSIKYVVMNTVISLSVALPAAYGFSRYSFVGDKHMFFWLLTNRMSPPAVFLLPFFQFYQTVGLFDTHIAVALAHCLFNVPLAVWILEGFMSGVPREIDETAFIDGYGFGRFFLTIFIPLIKAGIGVTAFFCFMFSWVELLLARTLTTVNAKPIAAIMTRTISASGMDWGGLAAAAVLTLIPGTIVIWFVRNYMAKGFAMGRV is encoded by the coding sequence ATGAAAATCAATGTGAAACTTGTAGCCCTGACGACCTATCTCGTGTTCCTGGTGTTGCCCCTGTACTGGCTGCTGAACATGTCCTTCAAGACCACCGACGAAATTCTCGGGGCCTTCAATCTGATCCCCGAGCATTTCACCCTGGCCAACTATGCCATGATCTTTACCGATCCTTCCTGGTACATGGGGTATGTCAATTCCATCAAGTACGTGGTCATGAACACGGTCATCTCCCTTTCCGTGGCCCTGCCCGCGGCCTACGGGTTTTCCAGATACTCGTTTGTCGGGGACAAGCACATGTTCTTCTGGCTGCTGACCAACAGGATGTCTCCTCCTGCCGTGTTTTTGCTGCCTTTTTTCCAGTTTTACCAGACGGTCGGCCTGTTTGATACCCACATTGCCGTGGCCCTGGCCCATTGTCTGTTCAACGTGCCCCTGGCCGTGTGGATCCTGGAAGGATTCATGTCCGGGGTGCCCCGCGAGATCGACGAGACCGCGTTCATTGACGGGTACGGGTTTGGCCGGTTTTTCCTGACCATATTCATCCCCCTGATCAAGGCGGGCATCGGGGTGACCGCGTTCTTCTGCTTCATGTTCAGCTGGGTTGAACTGCTTCTTGCAAGGACGTTGACCACGGTCAATGCCAAGCCCATTGCCGCCATCATGACCCGGACCATCAGCGCTTCGGGCATGGACTGGGGCGGACTGGCCGCTGCAGCCGTGTTGACCCTGATTCCGGGAACCATCGTCATCTGGTTCGTGCGCAATTACATGGCCAAGGGGTTTGCCATGGGGCGGGTATAG
- a CDS encoding ABC transporter ATP-binding protein, with amino-acid sequence MAQIKLDSIAHSYRDNPAGPEDYAIKEVNTVWEDGGAYALLGASGCGKTTMLNLISGLLTPSQGRILYDGRDVTGLPPEKRNIAQVFQFPVLYDTMTVFDNLAFPLKNRGKDRPFITRRVHEIADALDLTPFLHKRASGLAADAKQKISLGRGLVRDDVAAILFDEPLTVIDPHLKWQLRRKLKEIHKQFGLTLIYVTHDQTEAMTFAEKVVLMYDGRLVQIGTPEELFENPAHTFVGYFIGSPGMNFVDCRVEGDRAVVSAGSLTLPAPLAARARGLKGTLQLGIRPLYLDLASAPCDNGIKARVVSMEDEGSSRIVTLEAGADMLKSRRVEGAHVPPVGADCWICFPPDKTKLFCDDKLIDVEVGS; translated from the coding sequence ATGGCCCAGATCAAGCTCGATTCCATTGCCCACAGTTACCGGGACAACCCGGCCGGACCCGAGGATTACGCCATCAAGGAGGTCAACACCGTCTGGGAGGATGGCGGGGCCTATGCCCTGCTCGGCGCTTCGGGATGCGGCAAGACCACCATGCTCAATCTCATTTCCGGGCTGCTTACTCCCAGCCAGGGGCGGATCCTGTACGATGGGAGGGATGTGACCGGACTTCCCCCGGAAAAGCGGAACATTGCCCAGGTTTTTCAGTTCCCGGTGTTGTACGACACCATGACCGTGTTTGATAACCTGGCGTTCCCCCTGAAAAACCGGGGCAAGGATCGTCCCTTCATTACCAGGCGGGTTCACGAAATCGCCGATGCCCTTGATCTGACGCCCTTTTTGCACAAACGGGCCAGTGGTCTGGCTGCTGACGCCAAGCAGAAGATTTCCCTTGGGCGGGGGCTGGTGCGCGACGACGTGGCGGCCATCCTGTTTGACGAACCCCTTACGGTTATTGACCCCCATCTCAAATGGCAGTTGCGGCGTAAACTCAAGGAGATCCACAAGCAGTTCGGCCTGACCCTCATCTATGTGACCCACGATCAGACCGAGGCCATGACCTTTGCCGAAAAGGTCGTCCTCATGTACGATGGCCGGCTGGTTCAGATCGGCACCCCTGAGGAGCTTTTCGAGAATCCGGCTCATACCTTTGTGGGCTATTTCATTGGAAGTCCGGGCATGAATTTTGTGGACTGCAGGGTGGAAGGCGACAGGGCCGTTGTTTCGGCAGGTTCTCTGACCCTTCCCGCTCCTCTGGCCGCAAGGGCCAGGGGGTTGAAGGGGACCCTGCAGCTGGGCATCCGGCCCCTGTATCTCGATCTTGCATCCGCCCCCTGCGACAACGGAATCAAGGCCCGGGTCGTGAGCATGGAAGACGAGGGCAGCAGCAGGATCGTCACCCTTGAGGCGGGTGCGGACATGCTCAAGTCACGGCGTGTTGAAGGGGCCCATGTTCCTCCCGTGGGCGCGGATTGCTGGATCTGTTTTCCCCCTGACAAGACCAAGCTCTTTTGTGATGACAAGCTCATAGACGTGGAGGTGGGTTCATGA
- a CDS encoding ABC transporter substrate-binding protein — MKSNLSKWLYPMAVVLTCIALAGMAGVGMAADDPYVAAAKKWVDQEFQPSSLTKAEQMKEMEWFIQASKPFRGMDIKVVSETITTHEYESKVLAKAFAEITGINVTHDLIGEGDVIEKIQTQMQSGKNIYDGYINDSDLIGTHMRYGFVLPLSDFMVGKGKDVTLPTLDLDDFIGKSFTTGPDGKLYQLPDQQFANLYWFRYDWFQRPDLKKKFKEIYGYELGVPVNWSAYEDIAEFFTDKVKTIDGVRVYGHMDYGKKSPDLGWRFTDAWLSMAGAGDKGLPNGKPVDEWGMRVDGCRPVGTSVERGGAANGPAAVYSLTKYMQWLQKYAPPEALGMTFYESGPVPSQGNVAQQIFWYTAFTADMVKPGIPVVDEKGLPKWRMAPSPHGPYWEEGMKLGYQDCGSWTFLKSTPEARMKAAWLYAQFCVAKTTSLKKTLVGLTPIRESDLMTEAMTREAPKLGGLVEFYRSPARVAWTPTGTNIPDYPKLAQLWWQNIGETLSGEVTPQEAMDNLAASMDKVLARLERAQVQGECGPKLNPRKSAAYWLSQPGAPKAKLANEKPRGETVDYDKLLQAWREGRVR; from the coding sequence ATGAAGTCAAACCTGTCGAAATGGCTGTACCCCATGGCGGTTGTCCTGACCTGTATCGCCCTTGCGGGGATGGCCGGTGTCGGGATGGCCGCTGATGATCCGTATGTGGCCGCTGCCAAAAAATGGGTGGACCAGGAATTCCAGCCGTCCAGTCTGACCAAGGCCGAACAGATGAAGGAAATGGAATGGTTCATTCAGGCATCCAAGCCCTTCCGGGGCATGGACATCAAGGTTGTTTCGGAAACCATTACCACTCACGAGTACGAGTCCAAGGTCCTGGCCAAGGCCTTTGCCGAGATTACCGGGATCAATGTCACCCATGATCTGATTGGAGAAGGTGACGTTATCGAGAAAATCCAGACCCAGATGCAGTCGGGCAAGAATATCTACGATGGATACATCAACGATTCCGATCTCATCGGGACCCACATGCGTTACGGTTTCGTGCTTCCCCTGTCGGATTTCATGGTGGGCAAGGGCAAGGATGTGACCCTGCCCACCCTTGATCTTGATGATTTCATCGGCAAGTCCTTTACCACGGGTCCTGACGGCAAGCTGTACCAGCTTCCTGACCAGCAGTTCGCCAATCTGTACTGGTTCCGCTATGACTGGTTTCAGCGTCCTGATCTGAAAAAGAAATTCAAGGAGATCTACGGATACGAGCTGGGCGTACCGGTCAACTGGTCCGCCTATGAAGACATTGCCGAATTCTTTACCGACAAGGTCAAGACCATTGATGGCGTGCGCGTTTACGGGCACATGGATTACGGCAAAAAGAGTCCTGATCTGGGATGGCGATTCACTGACGCCTGGCTGTCCATGGCGGGTGCCGGGGACAAGGGGTTGCCCAATGGCAAGCCTGTTGACGAATGGGGCATGCGTGTTGACGGCTGTCGTCCCGTTGGAACCAGTGTTGAGCGCGGAGGGGCTGCCAATGGTCCGGCTGCAGTCTATTCCCTGACCAAGTACATGCAGTGGCTCCAGAAGTACGCCCCGCCCGAGGCGCTGGGCATGACCTTTTACGAGTCCGGTCCGGTTCCTTCCCAGGGGAACGTGGCCCAGCAGATCTTCTGGTACACCGCGTTTACCGCGGACATGGTCAAGCCCGGGATTCCCGTTGTGGATGAAAAGGGACTGCCCAAGTGGCGCATGGCACCCTCTCCCCATGGTCCGTACTGGGAAGAAGGCATGAAACTGGGATATCAGGACTGTGGTTCCTGGACCTTTCTCAAGTCAACGCCTGAGGCCCGCATGAAGGCCGCCTGGCTGTACGCCCAGTTTTGCGTAGCCAAGACAACCTCTTTGAAAAAGACTCTTGTGGGACTGACTCCCATCCGGGAATCCGACCTGATGACCGAGGCCATGACCAGGGAAGCCCCCAAACTGGGTGGTCTGGTGGAATTTTATCGCAGCCCGGCCCGGGTGGCCTGGACCCCCACGGGAACCAATATTCCGGATTATCCCAAATTGGCCCAGCTCTGGTGGCAGAACATCGGGGAAACCCTGTCGGGCGAGGTGACGCCTCAGGAGGCCATGGATAACCTGGCTGCGAGCATGGATAAGGTGCTTGCGCGTCTGGAACGTGCCCAGGTCCAGGGGGAGTGCGGACCCAAGCTCAATCCCCGCAAAAGCGCTGCATACTGGCTGAGCCAGCCCGGCGCCCCCAAGGCCAAACTGGCCAACGAAAAACCACGGGGAGAAACCGTGGATTATGACAAGCTCCTTCAGGCCTGGCGTGAAGGTCGGGTCAGATAG
- a CDS encoding carbohydrate ABC transporter permease has translation MTKWESNKAWFLILPVFAVVAFSAIIPLMTVVNYSVQDIFGPGQAYFVGTEWYREMLHNSRLHEALLRQIIFSFTVLGIELVLGIGISLTLPKKGWGASFCLVVLALPLLIPWNVVGTTWVVFARPDIGLAGVFLNWLGIDYNFTADALDSWLTVVVMEVWHWTPLVILLCYAGLQAIPEAYYQAARIDGASKWAVFRYIQLPKLRGVLLIAVLLRFMDSFMIYTEPFVLTGGGPGNSTTFLSQYLTKMALGQFDIGPAAAFSLMYFLIILLFCFVFYTAMMHMGQGDAQ, from the coding sequence ATGACCAAATGGGAAAGCAACAAGGCCTGGTTCCTGATTCTGCCGGTCTTTGCCGTTGTGGCCTTCAGTGCCATCATTCCTCTCATGACCGTGGTCAACTATTCGGTTCAGGACATCTTCGGACCCGGGCAGGCCTATTTCGTGGGCACGGAATGGTACAGGGAAATGCTTCATAACAGCCGGCTGCACGAGGCCTTGCTCAGGCAGATCATTTTTTCCTTTACCGTTTTGGGGATCGAGCTGGTTCTCGGGATCGGTATTTCCCTGACCCTGCCCAAAAAGGGGTGGGGTGCTTCCTTCTGCCTGGTGGTCCTGGCCCTGCCCCTGCTCATCCCGTGGAACGTGGTGGGAACCACCTGGGTGGTGTTTGCCCGCCCGGATATCGGCCTGGCCGGGGTGTTTTTGAACTGGCTGGGTATTGATTACAATTTCACGGCCGACGCCCTGGACAGCTGGCTCACCGTGGTGGTCATGGAGGTCTGGCACTGGACCCCCCTTGTCATTCTTCTTTGCTATGCCGGGCTGCAGGCCATTCCCGAGGCCTATTACCAGGCCGCTCGTATTGATGGTGCATCCAAGTGGGCGGTATTCCGGTATATCCAGCTTCCCAAGCTGCGAGGGGTCCTGCTCATTGCCGTGCTCCTGCGGTTCATGGACAGCTTCATGATCTACACCGAACCCTTTGTGCTCACCGGCGGTGGCCCGGGCAATTCCACCACCTTTCTCAGCCAGTACCTGACCAAGATGGCCCTGGGCCAGTTTGATATCGGCCCGGCCGCGGCCTTTTCCCTGATGTACTTTTTGATCATCCTGCTGTTTTGTTTCGTGTTCTATACGGCCATGATGCATATGGGACAGGGAGATGCACAATGA
- a CDS encoding DUF2160 domain-containing protein — translation MNMQWMAWTPVTAWFFVCIGLILVTMTFWQVLCPTVPRKGFLPMVTTRGDRLFIGLLGSAYIHLAWIGLASAPLYMATLISVCFLGLVIWKG, via the coding sequence ATGAACATGCAATGGATGGCCTGGACGCCGGTAACGGCCTGGTTTTTCGTCTGTATAGGTTTGATACTCGTGACCATGACTTTTTGGCAGGTGTTGTGCCCCACGGTGCCGCGCAAGGGTTTTTTGCCCATGGTCACCACCCGGGGGGACCGGCTGTTCATCGGTCTTCTGGGAAGTGCCTACATCCATCTGGCCTGGATCGGGCTGGCATCCGCTCCCCTGTACATGGCCACGCTCATCTCCGTCTGTTTTCTCGGGTTGGTCATCTGGAAGGGATAA
- a CDS encoding 4Fe-4S dicluster domain-containing protein — MKLLRALRMERCIGCHSCSLACARMVHQTLSWERAGIRIHSAGGLSTGFTAQVCLGCNPAPCAAVCPTGALTQRKNGGVIFKKKKCIGCEECVPACPVEAILMDRTTGLPVMCIHCGRCVAFCPHDCLEMVDTDKEHGKDNIDQQENRDVERETS; from the coding sequence ATGAAACTCTTGAGAGCCTTACGCATGGAGCGTTGCATCGGATGCCATTCCTGCTCCCTGGCCTGTGCCAGGATGGTCCACCAGACCCTTTCCTGGGAACGGGCCGGAATCCGCATCCATTCTGCAGGAGGCCTGAGCACGGGATTTACCGCCCAGGTCTGCCTGGGCTGCAATCCGGCCCCTTGTGCGGCGGTCTGCCCCACCGGAGCCCTGACTCAGCGCAAAAACGGCGGCGTGATCTTCAAAAAGAAAAAGTGCATAGGTTGTGAAGAATGCGTTCCGGCATGCCCGGTCGAGGCCATTCTCATGGACCGGACAACAGGATTGCCGGTCATGTGCATCCATTGCGGACGATGTGTTGCCTTTTGTCCCCACGACTGTCTGGAGATGGTCGATACGGACAAGGAGCATGGCAAGGACAACATAGATCAGCAAGAGAACAGGGACGTTGAGAGGGAAACATCATGA
- a CDS encoding aldehyde ferredoxin oxidoreductase N-terminal domain-containing protein, giving the protein MTDSFKVIHVDLTTGRSQVLDIPGRNTWLGGSGLAAVLFEQFARMDELADHPDQPLIFAIGPLTGFYPLMSKCVLGFMSPYHHQYAESHAGGRLALALRFAGYEALVVTGHAPTLSCLHVGARQVGIRDVHFMKGMDIFKTGKLLRTMYHKHSGHRSILRIGPAGENKVSFAAINVDTYRHFGRLGAGCAMGMKNLKAIIVSGNKAQDISAFKEYPKVYQDIFQAITASELMKKYHDLGTAENLNKLDRSGCLPWRNLKQTSDPGSIKGISGETFARDLLLRQTACAGCPVGCIHVGLLREKFGPEHEFLYRQVAYDYEPIFAVGSMLGMGEASEVLTLLEDVERAGLDVMSAGVALAWATEALEQSLITTAETRVPLAFGHVGPYRQALQLLSSPPNAFYSTLGQGTLHAAATYGGKDFACVLGQEMAGYATGENFFVSQALGFRHSHLDTGAYAFDQQQTSRDVSTAVSFLLEEERQRILLCSMVACLFARKVYTPKRLHEALMALGLEEMTRDLEQKTTAIQAKRWNLRFRSGFDPRTVSIPKRFQQVVTAKGPMDSTYMKELFNAYAGTLEAFRHQDKPGSPA; this is encoded by the coding sequence ATGACGGACAGCTTCAAAGTCATCCACGTGGACCTTACCACGGGCCGATCGCAGGTTCTGGACATCCCGGGCAGAAACACCTGGCTCGGGGGGTCCGGACTGGCCGCAGTATTGTTTGAGCAATTCGCCCGCATGGACGAGCTGGCAGACCACCCGGATCAGCCCCTGATTTTTGCCATCGGCCCCCTGACCGGATTCTATCCCCTCATGAGCAAATGCGTCCTGGGATTCATGTCCCCGTATCACCATCAATATGCCGAAAGCCACGCAGGCGGACGACTGGCCCTGGCCCTGCGCTTTGCCGGGTACGAGGCCCTTGTGGTCACCGGGCATGCCCCCACCCTGTCCTGTCTGCATGTGGGAGCCAGGCAGGTGGGCATCCGGGACGTCCATTTCATGAAAGGCATGGACATCTTCAAGACGGGCAAGCTGTTGCGAACCATGTACCACAAGCATTCGGGCCACCGGAGCATCCTGCGTATCGGGCCGGCAGGGGAAAACAAGGTCAGCTTCGCGGCCATCAACGTGGATACCTACCGCCATTTCGGACGACTGGGAGCGGGCTGTGCCATGGGGATGAAAAACCTCAAGGCAATCATTGTTTCCGGCAACAAGGCCCAGGATATTTCTGCCTTCAAGGAATATCCCAAGGTCTATCAGGACATTTTCCAGGCCATCACGGCCTCGGAACTGATGAAAAAATACCACGACCTGGGCACGGCAGAAAACCTGAACAAACTGGACCGATCCGGCTGTCTGCCCTGGCGCAATCTCAAACAGACATCCGACCCGGGAAGCATCAAGGGTATTTCCGGCGAGACCTTTGCCAGGGACCTGCTGCTGCGGCAGACAGCCTGCGCCGGGTGCCCGGTTGGCTGTATCCACGTTGGTCTCCTGCGGGAAAAATTCGGTCCGGAACATGAATTCCTGTACCGCCAGGTGGCCTATGACTACGAACCCATTTTTGCCGTGGGCTCCATGCTCGGGATGGGGGAGGCTTCTGAAGTCCTGACCCTGCTCGAAGACGTGGAACGTGCCGGACTGGATGTGATGAGCGCGGGTGTCGCCCTGGCCTGGGCCACCGAAGCCCTGGAACAATCCCTCATCACAACAGCGGAAACCAGGGTTCCACTGGCCTTTGGCCATGTTGGCCCGTACAGACAGGCCCTGCAACTGCTCAGTAGCCCGCCCAACGCCTTCTACTCCACCCTTGGCCAGGGCACCCTTCATGCTGCCGCCACCTACGGCGGCAAGGACTTTGCCTGCGTCCTTGGCCAGGAAATGGCCGGATACGCCACCGGAGAAAACTTCTTTGTCAGCCAGGCTCTGGGATTCAGGCACTCCCATCTGGACACCGGCGCCTATGCCTTTGATCAGCAACAAACCTCCAGAGACGTATCCACGGCCGTATCATTTCTGCTGGAAGAAGAACGCCAGCGGATCCTGCTGTGTTCCATGGTGGCCTGTCTGTTTGCCCGCAAGGTCTATACCCCCAAGCGGCTTCACGAGGCATTGATGGCCCTTGGCCTGGAAGAAATGACACGCGACCTGGAGCAGAAAACAACCGCCATCCAGGCCAAACGCTGGAACCTCAGGTTCAGGTCCGGATTTGATCCCCGAACCGTGAGCATCCCCAAACGATTCCAACAGGTGGTAACCGCCAAGGGACCCATGGACAGCACCTATATGAAGGAGCTCTTCAATGCCTATGCAGGGACTCTTGAGGCCTTTCGGCATCAAGATAAACCGGGTTCACCCGCCTGA
- the pruA gene encoding L-glutamate gamma-semialdehyde dehydrogenase → MADEHLNQQIVARGKEFFASISGEAPSIFNKGWWTGKVMDWAMQNENFKVQLFRFVDVLPYLNTGDSLNRHIQEYFAAEDQDIPSVMKWGAKGATGLGGKLATKVMSRTIRANIEAMAKQFIIGENTKQALKTLAKLRKDHFAFTIDILGEASVNEVEAEEYMQSYLDLLEGLSSSYTKWNNLDSTSELDWGHAPRINISVKPSCLFSQAHPADFEGSVQGICARIIPIFRKVREMGGHLCIDMEQYAYKDITLECYRRIRASEEFRDYPQLAVVMQAYLKDTDSDLSAMLEWARAEQLPISLRLVKGAYWDYETVIAKQNGWDIPVYVRKPETDVAYERLSTRILENHDICHFACASHNVRTISSVMETAKKLGVPDDRYEFQILYGMAEPVRKGLLKVAKRVRLYAPYGDLLPGMAYLVRRLLENTANESFLRQSFAEEAEIERLLEDPAVTLEREIKRMPAPSQGRKSVIQNEPFADFTKKSVREGFPEAIKQVRSQCGRVCPLFINGREVLTDDRMDSVNPADPSEIIGQVCQAGRAEIDMAMEAAGKAMASWRDTSPEERAQLLMRAADIARKRIFELSAWQVLEVGKQWDQAYADVGEGIDFMEYYAREMLRLGTPRRMGNVPGEVNEYFYQGKGIAAVIGPWNFPFAISAGMTSAALVTGNCVLYKPAGPSSVIGSTLARIYQEAGVPDGVFNFVPGRSSVMGDYLVEHPQLSMIAFTGSKPVGLRIIEKAARVQEGQKQIKKVVAELGGKNAIIVDDDADLDEAVRAIVYSAFAYQGQKCSACSRVIVLEPIYDKFVRRLKEAALSLAIGPAEDPANYMGPVVSEEALEKIMQCIDIAKQEGSVLVCRDDLDVPGYYAPLTIVENIRPEHRTAREEIFGPVLAVMRVKTFDQALEWANATDYALTGAVFSRSPNNLEKARKHFRVGNLYLNRGSTGAIVERQPFGGFNMSGIGSKTGGPDYLVQFMDPRVVTENTMRRGFTPIEEGDDWVV, encoded by the coding sequence ATGGCCGATGAACACCTGAATCAGCAGATTGTTGCACGAGGCAAGGAATTTTTTGCCAGTATCAGCGGGGAGGCTCCGTCGATCTTCAACAAGGGGTGGTGGACCGGCAAGGTCATGGACTGGGCCATGCAAAACGAGAATTTCAAGGTTCAGCTGTTCCGGTTTGTGGATGTCCTGCCCTATCTGAACACGGGGGATTCCCTGAACCGGCATATCCAGGAATATTTTGCAGCCGAAGATCAGGACATCCCTTCGGTCATGAAATGGGGGGCCAAGGGGGCCACGGGCCTTGGCGGCAAATTGGCCACCAAGGTCATGTCCCGGACCATCCGGGCAAATATCGAGGCCATGGCCAAACAGTTCATCATCGGGGAAAATACCAAGCAGGCCCTGAAAACCCTGGCCAAGCTGCGCAAGGACCATTTTGCCTTTACCATCGACATCCTTGGGGAGGCCTCGGTGAACGAGGTTGAGGCCGAGGAGTACATGCAGTCCTATCTTGATCTGCTCGAAGGATTGTCATCCTCCTATACCAAGTGGAACAACCTGGACAGCACCTCGGAACTCGATTGGGGGCACGCTCCCCGGATCAATATCTCGGTCAAGCCGTCCTGCCTGTTTTCCCAGGCCCATCCCGCCGACTTCGAGGGATCGGTTCAGGGCATCTGCGCGCGGATCATCCCCATTTTTCGCAAGGTTCGTGAAATGGGTGGCCATCTGTGCATCGACATGGAACAATATGCCTACAAGGACATCACCCTTGAGTGCTATCGGCGAATCCGTGCTTCCGAGGAATTCCGGGACTATCCCCAGCTTGCCGTGGTGATGCAGGCCTATCTGAAAGACACGGACAGCGATTTAAGTGCCATGCTCGAATGGGCCAGGGCCGAGCAGCTCCCCATTTCCCTGCGTTTGGTCAAGGGCGCCTATTGGGATTACGAGACAGTCATTGCCAAGCAGAACGGGTGGGACATTCCGGTATATGTGCGCAAGCCCGAGACCGATGTGGCTTATGAACGTCTGTCCACCAGGATTCTGGAAAATCACGACATCTGCCATTTTGCCTGTGCCTCCCACAATGTCAGGACCATTTCCTCGGTCATGGAGACGGCCAAGAAGCTTGGCGTTCCCGATGACAGGTACGAATTCCAGATTCTTTACGGCATGGCCGAACCCGTGCGCAAGGGACTGCTCAAGGTGGCCAAGCGGGTTCGGTTGTACGCTCCCTATGGCGATCTTTTGCCCGGCATGGCCTATCTTGTGCGCCGTCTTCTGGAAAATACGGCCAATGAATCCTTTTTGCGCCAGAGTTTTGCCGAGGAGGCCGAAATCGAGCGTCTTCTGGAAGATCCCGCGGTGACCCTGGAGCGGGAGATCAAGCGCATGCCCGCGCCATCACAAGGCAGGAAATCGGTCATTCAGAACGAACCCTTTGCCGATTTTACCAAAAAGAGCGTCCGGGAAGGGTTTCCCGAGGCCATCAAGCAGGTCCGATCCCAATGCGGCAGGGTCTGCCCCCTGTTCATCAATGGCCGGGAGGTGTTGACAGACGATCGCATGGATTCGGTCAATCCGGCCGATCCTTCGGAAATCATAGGTCAGGTCTGTCAGGCTGGCAGGGCCGAAATCGATATGGCCATGGAGGCAGCCGGCAAGGCCATGGCTTCCTGGAGAGATACGTCGCCTGAGGAAAGGGCCCAACTGCTTATGCGGGCCGCAGACATCGCGCGCAAACGCATCTTCGAGCTGTCGGCCTGGCAGGTCCTTGAGGTGGGCAAACAATGGGACCAGGCCTATGCCGACGTGGGAGAGGGCATTGATTTCATGGAATATTATGCCCGGGAAATGCTGCGCCTGGGAACCCCGCGAAGAATGGGCAATGTTCCCGGCGAAGTGAACGAATATTTTTACCAGGGCAAGGGGATTGCCGCGGTGATCGGACCGTGGAATTTTCCCTTTGCCATCAGCGCGGGCATGACCTCGGCCGCTTTGGTCACGGGCAATTGCGTTTTGTACAAGCCGGCCGGACCCTCTTCCGTCATCGGCAGCACCCTTGCCCGCATCTATCAGGAAGCCGGCGTGCCTGACGGGGTCTTCAATTTTGTTCCCGGTCGCAGCAGCGTCATGGGCGACTATCTGGTGGAGCATCCCCAGCTGTCCATGATCGCCTTTACCGGGTCCAAACCCGTGGGCCTTCGCATCATTGAAAAGGCAGCCAGGGTTCAGGAAGGTCAGAAGCAGATCAAGAAGGTCGTGGCCGAGCTGGGCGGCAAGAACGCCATCATTGTGGATGATGACGCCGATCTGGACGAGGCTGTTCGGGCCATTGTCTATTCGGCTTTTGCCTATCAGGGTCAGAAGTGTTCGGCGTGTTCCCGGGTTATTGTTCTTGAACCCATTTACGACAAATTCGTGCGAAGACTCAAGGAAGCGGCCCTGTCCCTGGCCATTGGCCCTGCCGAAGATCCGGCCAACTACATGGGCCCCGTTGTCAGCGAGGAAGCCCTGGAAAAGATCATGCAGTGCATTGACATTGCCAAACAGGAAGGTTCGGTTTTGGTGTGCCGCGATGATCTGGATGTTCCGGGGTATTATGCGCCATTGACCATTGTTGAGAACATTCGTCCCGAACACCGGACCGCCCGGGAAGAGATTTTTGGCCCGGTTTTGGCCGTGATGCGGGTCAAGACCTTTGATCAGGCCCTGGAGTGGGCCAACGCCACCGACTACGCTTTGACCGGGGCCGTTTTCAGCAGAAGTCCCAACAACCTGGAAAAGGCCCGCAAACATTTTCGGGTCGGGAACCTGTATCTGAACCGGGGTTCAACCGGTGCCATTGTTGAGCGTCAGCCCTTTGGCGGATTCAACATGTCCGGCATCGGCTCCAAGACCGGCGGCCCGGATTATCTGGTCCAGTTCATGGATCCACGGGTGGTCACCGAAAACACCATGCGCCGTGGCTTCACCCCTATTGAAGAAGGGGATGACTGGGTCGTTTAA
- a CDS encoding Lrp/AsnC family transcriptional regulator encodes MIDSLDAQMLNILQKDGRVSNVDMARELGMAPSAILERKKKLEKSGIIRGYEVRLDAKVLGLPLNVFIQVRTEEQVGRTNVGHCLAELPNIQAVHFIAGEYSYMLQARLRDADDLVDLLKSIGDISEVRDTRTILVLDSIKESLCLPVDRLPTRAPSHKRKKSGSDS; translated from the coding sequence ATGATAGATAGCCTTGATGCTCAAATGCTAAATATTCTTCAGAAAGATGGCCGTGTTTCCAACGTGGACATGGCCCGGGAGCTGGGCATGGCCCCGTCCGCCATTCTGGAACGCAAGAAAAAGCTCGAGAAATCAGGGATCATCAGGGGCTATGAGGTCCGTCTCGATGCCAAGGTCCTGGGACTTCCCCTGAACGTCTTCATCCAGGTAAGGACCGAGGAACAGGTCGGCAGGACCAATGTGGGGCATTGTCTGGCCGAGCTCCCGAATATCCAGGCGGTGCATTTCATTGCCGGCGAATATTCGTACATGCTCCAGGCCAGGCTCAGGGACGCCGACGATCTGGTGGATCTGCTCAAGTCCATTGGTGATATATCCGAGGTGAGGGACACCCGTACCATCCTGGTTCTGGATTCCATCAAAGAGTCCTTGTGTCTGCCCGTGGACAGGCTGCCCACGCGGGCACCCAGTCACAAACGCAAGAAGTCGGGAAGTGATTCGTAA